A single genomic interval of Eleutherodactylus coqui strain aEleCoq1 chromosome 3, aEleCoq1.hap1, whole genome shotgun sequence harbors:
- the LOC136620532 gene encoding zinc finger protein 84-like, producing MKTTVEKRSLLETDDTPGDRLLRRKANHLCSLGTGLSQLKTMVLSINDPPRMEKDRDHMAARILDLTLEIIYWITGEDYTVVKKWSGECVTPNVSGGQSRTQNPITEPSPHSLIHEQKILELTQRITELLTREVPIRCQDVTVHFSMEEWEYLEGHKDLYKDVMMKDQQPLTSPDGSSQRNPPERCPSPLYSQDCPDVKTEKWEYLGHQDLYKFVKIEDHQLLISPDGYSQRNPPERCPSPLYSQDCPEEKKHVPLDHQESSGGTTSGLYEPISVAVNGEDWSRGHHGHLISAYEVEDNTTQPNSITPNVPIVLHSKDLSADVASDRKPSSNQSLIGSLGTGLSQIKMMELSINDPPRIEKDRDHMAARILDLTLEIIYWITGEDYTVVKKWSGECVTPCVSGRRSRTQSPITEPSPHSLIHEQKILELTHRITELLTGEVPIRCQDVTVYFSMEEWEYLEGHKDLYKDVMMKDQQLLTSPGKRRPSFIVGDSFEGRLVSPSSDHQIYNVFSFWLFPIDGSSQRNPPERCPSSLYSQDCPEEEEHVLLDHQESSGGTKSEVNEPISVAVNGEEWSRSAHGHLVSPYEAEDNTTQLNSITSNVPIFLHRRDLSIDGTSHRKPSSNQSLIGKQRTGCRKGDIFSCGIDFQKKSNISMNGKTDKDERPFLCSECGKCFFYQSGLVKHLRTHTGEKPFSCLECGKSFHQKQNLIRHQRTHTGEKPFSCPECGKCFSQKPSLFKHQRTHTGEKPFLCPECGKCFYYKSRLVNHLRTHTGEKPFSCLECGKCFHQKQNLIRHQITHTGEKPYSCPECGKCFSQKPSLIKHQRTHTGEKPFLCLECGKCFHDRQNLTKHQKTHTEDKPFSCPECGKCFREKAKVIVHLRTHTGEKPFSCSECGKCFRQKPQLATHQKTHTAEKPFSCTECGKYFNYKLLLVNHLRTHTGKKPFSCPECGKCFSQKSSLIKHQRTHTGKKPFLCLECGKCFYHKLNLTKHQKTHTGEKPFPCPECGKHFREKAKLKVHLRTHTGKKPYSCPECGKCFSQKPSLIKHQRTHTGEKPFLCPECGKCFHQKQNLIRHQRTHTGEKPYSCPECGACFSQKISLIKHQTTHTGEKPFLCPECGKCFYYKSRLVNHLRTHTGEKPFSCLECGKCFHQKQNLIRHQTTHTGEKPYSCPECEKCFRQKPSLIKHQRTHTGEKPFLCPACGKCFQDRQYLTKHQKTHTGEKPFSCPECGKCFREKAKVKIHLRTHTGEKPYS from the exons ATGAAGACGACCGTGGAGAAGAGGAGTCTACTGGAGACTGACGACACACCAGGTGACCGTCTCCTTAGGAGAAAGGCAAATCATCTGT GTTCCTTAGGTACAGGACTCTCACAGTTAAAGACGATGGTCCTTTCCATcaatgacccaccaaggatggagaaggacagagaccACATGGCTGCCCGGATATTAGATCTCACCCTGGAGATCATCTACTGGataactggggag gattacacagtagtgaagaagtggTCTGGTGAGTGTGTGACCCCCAATGTCTCAGGAGGACAGAGCCGGACCCAGAACCCCATCACCGAGCCTTCACCTcattcactgatacatgagcagaagatcctagaacttacccagaggatcactgagctgctgaccagagag gttcctataaggtgtcaggacgtcactgtccatttctccatggaggagtgggagtatttagaaggacacaaggatttgtacaaggacgtcatgatgaaggatcagcagcccctcacatcaccag atggatccagtcagagaaatcccccagagagatgtcccagtcctCTATATTCCCAGGATTGTCCAGATGTCAAGACTGAGAAGTGGGAATATTTAGGACACCAAGATCTGTACAAGTTTGTCAAGATTGAGGATCACCAGCTCCTTATATCACCCG atggatacagtcagagaaatcccccagagagatgtcccagtcctCTATATTCCCAGGATTGTCCAGAGGAAAAGAAACATGTCCCACTGGATCATCAG GAAAGTTCTGGTGGAACGACGAGTGGACTCTATGAACCCATATCAGTGGCAGTAAATG GTGAAGACTGGAGTAGAGGCCACCATGGACATCTCATATCTGCATATGAAGTAGAAGATAATACCACACAGCCTAATTCAATAACCCCTAATGTACCCATagtccttcacagcaaagatctatcTGCTGATGTCGCGAGTGACAGGAAACCTTCATCTAACCAGTCACTAATTG GTTCCTTAGGTACAGGACTCTCACAGATAAAGATGATGGAGCTTTCCATCAATGACCCACCACGGATAGAGAAGGACAGAGACCACATGGCTGCCCGGATATTAGACCTCACCCTGGAGATCATCTACTGGataactggggag gattacacagtagtgaagaagtggTCTGGTGAGTGTGTGACACCCTGTGTGTCAGGAAGACGGAGCCGGACCCAGAGCCCCATCACTGAGCCTTCACCTcattcactgatacatgagcagaagatcctagaacttacccacaggatcaccgagctgctgaccggagag gttcctataaggtgtcaggatgtcactgtctatttctccatggaggagtgggagtatttagaaggacacaaggatctgtacaaggatgtcATGATGAAAGACCAGCAGCTCCTCACATCACCgggtaagaggagaccttccTTTATTGTAGGGGACAGTTTTGAGGGTCGGCTAGTCTCGCCATCATCTGATCATCAGATATACAATGTATTCAGTTTCTGgttatttcctatagatggatccagtcagagaaatcccccagagagatgtcccagttctctatattcccaggattgtccagaggaagaggaacatgTCCTACTGGATCATCAG GAAAGTTCTGGTGGAACGAAGAGTGAAGTCAATGAACCCATATCAGTGGCAGTAAATG gTGAAGAGTGGAGTAGAAGCGCCCATGGACATCTCGTATCTCCATATGAAGCAGAAGATAATACAACACAGCTTAATTCAATAACCTCTAATGTACCCATATTCCTTCACAGAAGAGATCTATCCATTGATGGGACTAGTCACAGGAAACCTTCATCTAATCAGTCACTGATTGGTAAACAAAGAACTGGTTGTAGAAAGGGTGATATATTTTCTTGTGGGATAGATTTTCAAAAGAAATCCAATATATCTATGAATGGGAAAACTGACAAAGATGAAAGGCCGTTcttgtgttcagaatgtgggaaatgttttttttaccaaTCGGGTCTTGTTAAGCATCTAAGAACTCACActggggagaagccgttttcatgtcttgaatgtgggaaatcttttcaccagaaacaaaatcttattagacatcagagaactcacacaggagagaagccattttcatgccctgaatgtgggaaatgttttagccagaAACCAAGTCTTTttaaacatcaaagaactcacacaggggagaagccatttttgtgccccgaatgtgggaaatgtttttattACAAATCACGTCTTGTTAACCATCTAAGAACTCACActggggagaagccgttttcatgtcttgaatgtgggaaatgttttcaccAGAAACAGAATCTTATTAGACATCAgataactcacacaggggagaagccatattcatgccctgaatgtgggaaatgttttagccagaAACCAAGTCtcattaaacatcagagaactcacacaggggagaagccatttttatgccttgaatgtgggaaatgttttcacgACAGACAGAATCTTACtaaacatcagaaaactcacacagaggataagccattttcatgtccggaatgtgggaagtgttttagagAGAAAGCAAAGGTAATAGTACAtctgagaactcacacaggagagaagccattttcatgttcagaatgtggtaaatgttttagaCAGAAACCTCAGCTGGCtacacatcagaaaactcacacagcggagaagccattttcatgtactgaatgtgggaaatattttaattacaaATTACTTCTTGTTAACCAtctaagaactcacacagggaagaagccattttcatgccctgaatgtgggaaatgttttagccagaAATCAAGTCttattaaacatcagagaactcacacagggaagaagccatttttatgccttgaatgtgggaaatgtttttatcACAAACTGAATCTTACtaaacatcagaaaactcacacaggagagaaaccatttccatgtcctgaatgtgggaagcaTTTTAGAGAGAAAGCAAAGCTTAAAGTACAtctgagaactcacacagggaagaagccatattcatgccctgaatgtgggaaatgttttagccagaAACCAAGTCTTAttaaacatcaaagaactcacacaggggagaagccatttttgtGCCccgaatgtggaaaatgttttcaccagaaacaaaatcttattagacatcagagaactcacacaggagagaagccatattcatgtcctgaatgtggggcATGTTTTAGCCAGAAAATAAGTCTTATTAAACATCAAacaactcacacaggggagaagccatttttgtgccctgaatgtgggaaatgtttttattACAAATCACGTCTTGTTAACCATCTTAGAacccacacaggggagaagccgttttcatgtcttgaatgtgggaaatgttttcaccAGAAACAGAATCTTATTAGACATCAGacaactcacacaggggagaagccatattcatgccctgaatgtgagaaatgttttagacAGAAACCAAGTCtcattaaacatcagagaactcacacaggggagaagccatttttatgccctgcatgtgggaaatgttttcaggACAGACAGTATCTTACtaaacatcagaaaactcacacaggggagaagccattttcatgtccggaatgtgggaagtgttttagagAGAAAGCAAAGGTTAAAATACAtctgagaactcacacaggagagaagccatattcatga